The genomic stretch TACTTATGGAATTTATGTAAAGAGACATAAGAATATTACAATAAAGAATCTAATGGTTAAAGAGTTTGGAGTAGGGATTTACCTTACTAATTCATCTAACATCACGATAACAAATAACAAATTAAGCAATTATTGGAGAGATATTCTCCTTGAAAATAACAATAATTACGCAACAATAGTTATTGAAAACAATACAGGTTCAGGAAATAGACCAATATATTACATTGCAAATAAAAAGAACGCAGTTATTGATTTAAGAGGTAAAGAAATACCTTCACAGATTATATTTGCAAATATTACAAACTGCACTATAAAGAATGTAATCTGTAAAGATGGTAGCGGTATAGAACTTTATGCAGTGAGTTATTCAATATTGGATAATATCACTTCAGTAAATAACTTCCATGGATTAAGAATGGCAGATGATGATGACCACGACAACATTATTAAAAATAGTATATTTGCCAACAATTCACACAATGGTATTGAATCATGGACTGGAGATAATACTACTATAGTAAATTGTTATTTCGCAAATAATAATGAAAGTGGTTTATTACTCGGTGGAAAAGGATGTATTATTTATCTAAACAACTTCATAAATAATAAAAAAAGTCTTGATATGTATAACAACTGGCATAGATTATATTCACCGACACCAATAACTTACATATACAACGGACATAATTACACAAACTACTTAGGAAACTACTATTCAGATTACAATGGAACTGATGCTAATGGAGATGGAATTGGAGATGAGCTGTATATAATTAATATTACAAATATGATGACACTAAAAATAAATGATTCATACCCTCTAATAGCACCCTATGAGAGCTATAAAATAATAAGCATAGCTAATGGAACCATTAGTAATGAAACAGAAAATAAAATACATTATATTAACAAATTGCCATACACAATAAAAGAAAGTGGATATTACATATTAAATACCAATTGCACAAATTTAAACAAAAGAGCAATAACTATAGATGCTGATAATGTAGTATTAGATGGAAATGGAATGGTTTTAGATGGTGTTGGGAATTATTATGAGGGAATTTATGTATATGGGCATAAGAATATTACAATAAAGAATTTAATTGTTAAAGAGTTTTGGTGTGGAATCTTCTTTGGTTATTCATCTAACAACACAATAACCAATGTAACTGCTTATAATAATAATATGTATGGAATCCTCCTTTGGAATTTATCCAACAACAACATAATAACTGATGTAAATGCTTATGGCAATAAGGATAGTGGAATCCTCCTTGATTCTTCATCTAATAACATAATAACTAATGTAAATGTTTCTAATAATGATTGTGGAATCGACCTTTATTATTCATCCAATAACACAATAACTAATATAAATACTCATAATAATAAATATGGAATTTACCTTGATAATTCATCCAACAACAACATAATATACCTCAACAACATAATAAACAACACGAATAATAACATTTACATTGATGACAACTCACAGGACAACTCATTCCATTCACCGACACCAATAATTTATGAATATAATGGACAAACATACACTAACTACTTAGGAAACTATTACTCAGATTACACAGGAACTGACAATAATGGAGATGGAATTGGAGACAGTATTTACAATAATATAGATAACTATCCATTAATAGCTCCTTATGAAAACTATAAAATAGAAAATAACGGAATAGTAGATAATGAAACAGAAAATAAAATATACTATATTAACTCTTTGCCATACACAATAAATGAAAGTGGATATTACATATTGAATACTTCTTGCACAGATTTAAACGAAACAGCAATAACTATACAGGCGGATAATGTAGTATTAGATGGAAATGGAAAGATTTTGGATGGAGATAAAAGCAATAATACTTATGGAATTTATGTGGGTGGAGATTATAAATCACATAACAACATTACCATAAAGAATTTTATTGTAAAAGAATTTTATGTGGGCATCTGCCTTGCTATTTCATCTAACATCACAATAACAAATATAAATGCTTTTAATAATAAAGATGGAATTTACCTTGCTTCATCCAACAATATAATAACTAATGTAAATGTTTATAACAATACGGGAGATGGACTACAGCTTATTGCTTCATCTAACAATATATTAAGTAATGTAAATGCCTATAATAACACAGGGGATGGCATTTTTGTTCTTTCTTCATCTAACAACACTATAACTAATGTAAATACTTCTGGCAACTCTTTAAATGGGATCTACCTTGTTACATCATTTAACAATACAATAACTAATGTATATTCTTCCAATAATAATTGGTCTGGAATCTATCTTGATTCATCCAACAATACAATATTCCTAAACAACCTTATAAATAACTCTTATAGAGATATTTACATTACAAAGGATTCAAAAAATAACATCCTCCACTCGCCAACACCAATAACTTACGAATATAATGGGCAAATCCACACCAACTACTTAGGAAACTTCTATTCAGATTACACAGGTACTGATATTAACGAAGATGGAATTGGGGATAATCCTTATAAAAATATAGATGACTATCCATTAATAGCACCTTATGAAAACTATAAAATAATAAGCAATGGAACAGCAGGTAATGAAACAGAAAATAAAATACATTATATTAACAAATTGCCATACACAATAAATGAAAGTGGTTATTATATATTGAATACTTCTTGCACAGATTTATGGACAAATGCAATAACCATAGATGCAGATAATGTGGTATTAGATGGAAATGGAAATGTTTTAGATGGAGACAAAATAAGTTGGGGATCTCATGGAATTTATGTAAATAGGCATAAAAATATCTTAATAAAAAATTTAACAGTTAAAGAATTTTATATAGGTGTTTATCTTAAATCCTCGTCTCATTGTGTAATATACAATGTAAGTACTTATAATAATAGTAATGATGGCTTTTGGATTGGTTCATCATCAAATAATAAAATAATGTGTATAAATGCTTATGATGGAATTTACCTTTGGGATTCGTTTAACAATACACTAACTAATATAACTTGCTATAACAATGGAATAACTCTTGATATGTCATGTAATAACACATTAACAAATAATAAATTTAAAAATTGTGGATTGTATATAGATTTTGATTCATTCAATAATAAAGTAGAAAACAACATGGTTTATGGGAAACCATTAGTTTATTTAGAAAATGAAAAGAATAAAATAATTGACAGCTCATATAATCCAGGACAAATTATTGCAGTAAATTGTGAAAATATAACTGTAAAAGATGTTAAAATAACCCATACCTCTGTTGGAATTGAATTCTATAGAGTATCTAATAGCAAAATAACCAATGTAACTATTTCTAATAATAAGGAAGGAATCCTCCTTGATTTTTCATCCAACAATATTATATATTTAAACAATTTCATAAATAATACAAATAATATCAACCTGATAGATATATGCTACGACAATATATTCCACTCACCAATAAAAGTGGATTATATTTTTAACGGGAAATTATATGCCAACTACTTAGGAAACTATTATTCCAATTATAAAGGAACTGATAATAATGGAGATGGTATTGGAGATATATCGTATAGAATAGATAATTATCCATTAATAAAACCGTATGAAGACTATAAACTACTTCCACATGAAGTAGATATTGAAGCATTACATGAAGATGAAGATTTTGAAGGAGATGTACCATCTGGATGGAGGAGAACTGCTTTCTTTAATAATACTGAAATGGGTATAATACCTATTGGAAATTCTAAATTAAATATTTGTTTCATGCTTCCTAAACCTTATAAGCAAAGAACTGTAACTGTTTATGGGTCAATCTTAAACACAGAAGGTAAATACGACTTTAAGTATTCCGCAGAAGTTTCGTCAGTATATGATGGTTCAATTGGCATGTATGATATAACAATTTATGCACTTGATAGTATTAAAATCCCCGAAAATCCGAATTTATATGGATTAGGAGTAATTAATTTATCAATTCCTGATCTTGGATTAAAAGTAGTAGCACCAGTTTATATCACTCCATTTGAGTTAATTCCTATTGATAAAAATGGAAATTATGTAAATGAAACAAGTAAATATCTTAATAATTCAGAACCTTTATTTTTAAGAATAAAATATCTTGGTTCTAAGAAGGGAAATCCTACAATAATAGCCATGCCTCTCTATGAGCAATACCTTGTTTATACATATTCTATCAAGTCTGACAAAAATGATCCTATGCTTGCTAAAGAAATAACATGGAGATTAGCAATATTGGAACTACATGGGTTAACTGAACTTAGCAAGAAATATCCTAATGCAAAAATAAAGATAGTTGAAAATGAATATCGCCACAGAAACACTTATTTACACTTTATAAATAATTATGAAGGTTATTACCTCTTTTGGAGAGATTACATACAATATTTAGTTAATAATTTTATTAAAGCTGATGGAATAATTGTTGGGGCAGTACCACATCCGGAATGTGGATTTAATAAAGAAGTCATAACAACTAAAACATATCCCGTTGCATATATGTCTTATTCAATGGCAGCGAATGGTTTAGATGTTTATCATGGATCTAATAAATATATGACCATAACACCAGATGATAGTTATATACAATCAAAACTCAATAGACTTAATACTATAAAGAGGTTACAGAATAATTATTTAGGTTCAACATCTAAGGATAGTATAGAAAAGAACATAACTATGTATAAAATTATAAACTCATCAAAAAATTATATGATAAATAATCTTTATGGTAAAACAAAGTATAATCTATATTACGATCCCCAAAATTTATACACTTTACAAGTTAGGATCTATAAACCAGGAGAGCCTATACTAAAAATATCACCAACTGCGTTTGAAATAGATGATGTGCATTATTATACATCATGGAATAATGGTAAATGTTACTTAGTAAGTAAATATGAGGGTAAACATTTAGTGTTCAACAATTCAAATGCTATATTTTTCCTTGTACCTATGGGTTCAAAAATGAAGGCAAGTTGGTGGATTTCCTCTCGTGATATCAAAAAATCACCTGGTGATGCAATAAATATACTTTGTTCAGTTACAAAGGATGTTACAGAACAGGATAATGTCGTAAATGCAATATATTACGAAAAAATGGAAAATGATGGAGGTGCATATACTACTACTTTTTTGGCATCTACCTACAATCTCTTAAAATCAGCAGCATTAGACCTAACACTTGAAGGTGCATTTGAATCAGGAGGTACATCATTATTATTAACTGCCGTAGTTATAGCTTTGCCAGATATTGATTTCGAACATGAAGCATATTACACATCATCAGAATGGGTAGGTGATATTAATCAACTCATGATTATGAGCGACCTGCAGGAACTTGAACATCAAAAATATATCACAAACGAAATTAAAGAGAACAATGAAAATAATCCATTAATATCATATTTAGAGTTAGGTAGTGAAGTTGAGAGATATACGGGTAAACCAAAAGATATTGCAGAGCTTGGCATGGCATGTATTATATGGCAAGATATGAGACACCAACCATTTTATTGGATTACCCATAATACACCATTTAAATCTAAAATTATAAGAAGTCGTTTAATGTCAGCCCATAAGTATCTTGGACATCTTAAACCCATTGAGGTAGTATTAAACATTTATTCAATCTATGAAACATACATCAATACTGTAGAAGTAAGTGATTTTAACAGAGCTCAATTAACCTACTTTGGGTATCCAGATTCAAATTATGATGATCCAGTTAATATAACGCCTATAAATGTTACACCATTACCAAAACAAGTGAATATTACTATATCCCTTGAACCTAATGTAACAAAAATAGACAACTACATAATACTATTCATAAAAGACCTTAAAATAAATGTTACTCCAAATATTTCCTATGAAAATGCTTCCTATATAGATGTCTATTCATCACCTTATGCATTGCCACAGATATACTTTAAGATCTATGCTCCAGTGAATCAGTCATTGACATATCTCACCATAAACATCTCAAACAATGAAACAATAAAAAACATAACATTACCAATTGTTGGAGGATATACAGTCCTTAACTCTAATCTATATCCTGTAGCTCCTATACAAGTAAGACAATTCCCAACCTTAGAAAACTACAGTATAATTGAAATTTATATAACACCAGCAATATATAACACCACTTCAAAAGATATAATATTCCTTAAGAATATTAAATTATCATTAAAAACAGGAAGTTACAAGCCTCATAAACTTCATGTTATCTCATATCCTAACTTCGTTGGGCTAAGTAACTACCCAGCAAACATAACATTAAAGTTCTTCAACGATGTTAGATTCACACATGGTAATATAACAAATATAACAGTATCTATACACACAAGTGATGATATAATCTGTAATATACACAACATTAGTATCAATAAACTTGGAGAAGAATATCCAAATAACACATATTATACTACTTTAACTATTTCACCGAAAAATCCAATATCTGAAGAGAAATTAACATCTATTAATCTTACCATTAAATATAAGGTTGAAAATACTAAAAAAACATTGAATTACACTATTCCTGTAAAACTTATACCACCAAATATTATTGATTTATCTATTGAAAATATAAGTGTCCCAGATAAATTGGTTGTTGGAGAACCATATCTAATTTCAGCAAAAATCAAAAATAATGGTAAGTATGATATGGTAAATGTCCCTATAAGATTATTCTTTGACCTACAAAAAGTTGATGAAGTTGTAATAGACAAACTTAAATCTGGTGAAGAAAAAACTGTCTATTTCTTATTAACGCCTACTCATGCAAGCGAACACAACATTACTGTTGCTGTCCAAGCGTTCTCTGAAGAAGTAAATAGATCCAACAATTATATTACAGCTACAGTAGAAGTAATGGCTAAACCAATAGCATCGTTCAACTACACTCCAAGAAATCCAACGACATCAGATACAATCCAATTCATAGATCTATCTTATGATCCAGATGGAAATATAACCTCATGGCTCTGGGACTTTGGAGACAACACAACTTCAAATGAGCAAAACCCAACACACAGATACACTAAAGCAGGAACATACACAGTAACATTAACAGTTACAGATAACGATGGCTTTACTAACTCAACATCAATAAAAATCGTAGTTAGACCTTCAAGAACTACATCAGCATATCACGGTGGAGGTGGTGGAGGAAGCTATATAACGGGAGGAGGATATCATAAGGCACTATATTCAGATGTTGCAGAAGATATAAAGTCAGAGAAAATAAAAGAAATAGTACATAAGGCGAAATTAATAGTTGGTTCGAAAATAGACGAAGAATTATCAGCAAAAGATCTCAAAGATGTAAATGAAATTGAACTAATAAAACAACCATTAGAGATAAAAGAAGACTGTATCTTAGTAGGCGGACCTGTAGCAAACCCATTAGTTAAAAAATACCTCTGGGCATTCCCAGTTAAAGTAACTAATGACTACCCAGGTAAGCATAGAGGAGTTATAGAGAAACAAATAATAAATGGACATACAGTAATATTATTAGCAGGTTCAGATAGATGGGGTACTAAAGCCGCTGTAGAATACTTCAAGCAGTTAGATGATATCCCAGATGAACCAATATTTGTAGAATGGATGAACGGAAAAGCTATAAAAATTGAAAAACCTTAATCATTCTCATTTTTTTAATTAATTTTTTATGAAATTTTTAAGAGCATAAAAAGGCAATACTTTGGATTAAAATACGAAATAAAAAAGAGAGTATATTCTCTAAAATTCTTCATTGTCAAAATGCATAAGTTATTGGATAGAATTTGATTAGTTAAATGTCGTTATGTATAAAATTCAATTGTACAGGTCTGATGCTTATTTGTAGATGCTGATTATACATTATAAATTCATAGTGTTCGATACAACAAACTTAATCTAATGGAAATTTATTAACGCCCTAAATGTTCTTTTCATCTATTACATAGAAACAGTAAGCATTTACACAAATTTTATAGGATGTGAATTATTAATAGTTAACAAAGGTCTATCTTTGGCTATAAATTTAGATGTTTTTATTGTAGAAAATACATTCTCCATATTTTATTATATCCAAAATATGATTCAGAAATTGAAGAAGAATTCCAAATAGATGATGAAATCCTACAAATAAAACAAATTAATTTAAAACATAATAAAAAACAAAATTTGAATATATAGACATTATTAAAGAGGAATTATCAAATATTTTAAAAATAGTAAAAAATAATCTATCTCTATATTAAGATAACTTTCTAAAAACTCCAATAAAAAACAATAAAAAAATTAAATAGATTTAAGAATTATTGATTTTGTTTTTTTCTATACTTTGGATGGTATTTTTCAATTAATTCTCTATCTACTCTCTTCAACTCTTCTTCTGGTAATATTGCTAACAACTCCCACAATAAGTCAAGAGTTTCCTCAATACTTCTATCTTCATCTATTCCCTGTTTAACAAATCTCTTTTCAAATTCGTCAGCGAATTTTAAGTATGCTCTATCTCTGTCTGTTAATGCCTCTTCCCCAACAACTGCAACTAAGTCTCTTAAACTTCTACCCTCTGCATATGCCGCATATGCTTGGTTAACTACTTTTTTGTGGTCTTCTCTTGTTTTACCTGGTCCTTGTCCATTTCCAGCTAATCTTGACAATGATGGAAGGACATCTACTGGCGGATAGATACCTTTTCTATGTAATTCTCTTGACAATACAATTTGTCCCTCTGTAATATATCCTGTTAAGTCAGGAATTGGGTGTGTTATATCATCATGAGGCATTGTTAAGATTGGAATTTGAGTTATTGTTCCATTTCTACCTTTAACTCTTCCTGCTCTTTCATAGATTGTAGCTAAGTCAGTATACATGTAACCTGGATATCCTCTTCTTCCTGGAACCTCGTTTCTTGCGGCGGAGATTTCTCTCAAAGCCTCACAGTAGTTTGTCATATCAGTTAAGATAACGAGAACGTGCATATCTTTTTCATAAGCTAAATATTCAGCGACAGTTAAAGCAAGTCTTGGAGTTAATATTCTTTCAATTGATGGGTCGTTAGCTAAGTTTATAAAGACTACAGCCCTCTCTAATGCACCAGTTTTTCTAAATTCTTCCATGAAATAGTTAGCCTCTTCTGAGGTAATACCCATAGCTGCAAAGACAACTGCGAACTTTTCTCCTTCTCCTCTAACCTTTGCCTGTCTTGCAATCTGAGCTGCCAACTGATTATGTGGTAATCCAGAACCTGAGAATATCGGTAATTTCTGCCCTCTAACGAGAGTGTTCATTCCATCGATTGTTGAAATTCCTGTCTGGATGAAATCACTTGGAACTTTTCTTGAAACTGGATTTAGTGGATACCCATTAATATCTAATTCTTTTTCTGGAACTATTTCAGGTCCTCCATCAATAGGTTTTCCTCTTCCGTTAAATATTCTTCCTAACATTTCCATTGATACTCCAATCTTAGCAGTTTTTCCTGTAAATCTTACTTTTGTTTGATTTGTACTCAACCCAGTAGTTCCTTCAAAAACCTGAACTACTGCTAAACCTTCTCTTGCCTCTAAAACTTGTCCCATTCTCTTTTCTCCATCAGGACATATAACTTCAACTATCTCCCCATATGCTGCTCCTTCTACTCCCTCTACAATTAACAAAGGTCCTGCAATACTTTTAACTGATGAATACTCTATAGCAGATGTTGCCAAAGTCATCACCTCAATAAAAAGTTTTTATAAAAAGATTAAATAGGTTTAAATTATTGTAAGGATCCCAATTCATTTTTAATTTTCTCTAAGATTTCTTTTGATTTAACATTTATAAATTCTTCGTGTGGAATATATTTCATTCTTGCAATATCTTGTTTAACTGAAACTTTTAATATTTTAGATGGATCTACTCCTCTTTCAACAGCCTTTAATGCTTCATGATAGAATGTCATAATTATCTTTAACATTAAGTATTGCTTCATTGGAGGACAGTAAGTATCTACTTCATCAAATGCATCTTGCTGTAAGAAATCTTCTCTTAACATTCTTGCTACTTCTAAGATAACCCTTTCTCTATCTGGCAATGCATCTGGTCCAACTAACTGAACGATCTCTTGAAGTTCAGCCTCTTTCTGTAATAAACTCATAGCTTCATCTCTTAGCTGTCTCCAATCTGGTCCTGTATTTTTATGCCACCAATCTGTAACATCGTCAATATATAATGAATAACTCTGCAACCAGTTTATTGCTGGGAAGTGTCTTCTTCTTGCTAAGTTAGCATCCAATGCCCAAAATACCTTAACAATTCTTAGAGTGTTTGATGTAACAGGTTCTGAGAAATCTCCTCCTGGTGGTGAGACAGCCCCAACAATTGAAACGAATCCTTTTCTATTATCTTGTCCTAAACATACGACGCTTCCTGCTCTTTCATAAAACTGTGCCAATCTTGACGCTAAGTATGCTGGATATCCTTCTTCCCCTGGCATCTCTTCTAATCTCCCAGAGATTTCCCTCATAGCCTCTGCCCATCTTGATGTAGAATCTGCTGTTAATAAAACTCCATATCCCATATCTCTAAAGTACTCTGCAATTGTAACTCCTGTATAAATTGATGCTTCTCTTGCTGCTACAGGCATGTTTGAAGTGTTTGCTATCAGTACAGTTCTATCCATTAACTTATTTCCAGTTCTAATATCTTCTAAGTGTGGGAATTCTTCAATAACCTCTGTCATCTCGTTTCCTCTTTCTCCACATCCAATATAAACGACAACATCAGCATCAGACCACTTAGCCAACTGATGCTGAGTAACTGTCTTTCCTGAACCAAATGGTCCAGGAATTGCTGCTGTTCCTCCTTTTGCTAATGTAAAGAATGTATCTTCAACTCTCTGCCCTGTAATCATTGGGATTTTTGGAGGTAACTTTTCTTTATATGGTCTCCCTTTTCTTACAGGCCACTTTTGCATCATAGTTAATTCTTTCCTTTCTCCATTTTCTAATTCAACTACTGCAACTGTTTCCTCAACAGTAAATTTTCCTTCCTTTATTTCAACTATTTTTCCTTTAACTCCAACAGGTACTAATACTTTATGAACTATTGATGGAGTTTCATCAACAGTTCCAATAATATCTCCTTCTTCTACATAATCTCCTTCATTTACAACTGGCTTAAATTCCCATTTTATGTCTCTTGGTAATGCTGGAACATCAACACCTCTTGGAATAAAGATAGATCCAGTTTTTTCTTCAATTGCTGTTAATGGTCTCTGAATACCATCGTACATTGCTCTTAACATTCCTGGCCCTAATTCAACAGATAAAGGAGATCCAGTACCAACAACAGGTTCTCCTGGTTTAATTCCTGTGGTTTCTTCATAAACCTGAATAACTGCCTTATCATCTTGCAATTGAATAATTTCTCCAGTTAATTTTTCCTCTCCTACTTTAACGACTTCATACATTTGTGCTCCTTTCATTCCTTCTGCAACTACGACAGGTCCTGCGATTTTAATAATCTTCCCAACAACTGACATATTATCAACCTCTTTACAGTTATAACTTTATTTTATAGTAACTCCAATAGCTTTTCTAATCAATTCTTTAATAGGATCAACTCTCTCAATTTTTCCATATTTATCAGGAATTTCAACAATATACTTGTTTATATTTTTTATTTCATCTTTTATATTTTCAGCGATTCTCTCTGTTATAATAATGAAGGCAATATTATCATTATTTTCAAGCTCTTTGAGAGCTTTAATTGCCTCTTCCTTATCTTTAACCTCATAAACATCAGTTAATCCAGCCAATCTAAACCCAGTGGCTGTTTCTCTATCTCCAATAACGCCTATTTTCATTTATCTCACCTATAAGGATATGAGCAAACGTCTAATTTCATCAGGTTTTAAGTTTTCTATTTTACCTTTAATTATTGCTTTAAGGTTTTTAACTTCGAGCTCTTTGCTAACAATCAATCCAATAATTGGACCTACACCAAATGGTTTTCTCACAGATAGTTTTTTACCTTTCTCTAATATGAATCTATCTAATGCCTTTTCAAAAGTAAATACTGACTTCGTCTTTTCAAATTCTTCCATATACTCTGATAATACATTTGCATAACTTGTTCCTTCTAAGCCACTTAATATTCCTTCTATCCCTTCAGCACTCATTAAGTCTTTTAATTTCCATTCTGGAAGTTCATAACCGCTTAAAGAAACATATTTACTTAATTCATCTGCAGATAGTCCATCTGCTTTTCCTTTTAATATAACCTTTAAGTTTTCAACATCAATTAAGGTTCCTATAAATTCTCTAAATAAATCTTCTTCCTTACCTTCTATCATCATAACTTTTCTTAATTCATTTAAGTAGTATCTATCTAATGCCAATTCAAGCCC from Methanocaldococcus lauensis encodes the following:
- a CDS encoding ATP synthase subunit B; this encodes MTLATSAIEYSSVKSIAGPLLIVEGVEGAAYGEIVEVICPDGEKRMGQVLEAREGLAVVQVFEGTTGLSTNQTKVRFTGKTAKIGVSMEMLGRIFNGRGKPIDGGPEIVPEKELDINGYPLNPVSRKVPSDFIQTGISTIDGMNTLVRGQKLPIFSGSGLPHNQLAAQIARQAKVRGEGEKFAVVFAAMGITSEEANYFMEEFRKTGALERAVVFINLANDPSIERILTPRLALTVAEYLAYEKDMHVLVILTDMTNYCEALREISAARNEVPGRRGYPGYMYTDLATIYERAGRVKGRNGTITQIPILTMPHDDITHPIPDLTGYITEGQIVLSRELHRKGIYPPVDVLPSLSRLAGNGQGPGKTREDHKKVVNQAYAAYAEGRSLRDLVAVVGEEALTDRDRAYLKFADEFEKRFVKQGIDEDRSIEETLDLLWELLAILPEEELKRVDRELIEKYHPKYRKKQNQ
- a CDS encoding NosD domain-containing protein yields the protein MTKVKYLLLFILTLLCAGSVWGENVYYINKLPYTITTPGYYILNTSCTDLNETAITINASNVVLDGNGMVLDGDKVEDTYGIYVKRHKNITIKNLMVKEFGVGIYLTNSSNITITNNKLSNYWRDILLENNNNYATIVIENNTGSGNRPIYYIANKKNAVIDLRGKEIPSQIIFANITNCTIKNVICKDGSGIELYAVSYSILDNITSVNNFHGLRMADDDDHDNIIKNSIFANNSHNGIESWTGDNTTIVNCYFANNNESGLLLGGKGCIIYLNNFINNKKSLDMYNNWHRLYSPTPITYIYNGHNYTNYLGNYYSDYNGTDANGDGIGDELYIINITNMMTLKINDSYPLIAPYESYKIISIANGTISNETENKIHYINKLPYTIKESGYYILNTNCTNLNKRAITIDADNVVLDGNGMVLDGVGNYYEGIYVYGHKNITIKNLIVKEFWCGIFFGYSSNNTITNVTAYNNNMYGILLWNLSNNNIITDVNAYGNKDSGILLDSSSNNIITNVNVSNNDCGIDLYYSSNNTITNINTHNNKYGIYLDNSSNNNIIYLNNIINNTNNNIYIDDNSQDNSFHSPTPIIYEYNGQTYTNYLGNYYSDYTGTDNNGDGIGDSIYNNIDNYPLIAPYENYKIENNGIVDNETENKIYYINSLPYTINESGYYILNTSCTDLNETAITIQADNVVLDGNGKILDGDKSNNTYGIYVGGDYKSHNNITIKNFIVKEFYVGICLAISSNITITNINAFNNKDGIYLASSNNIITNVNVYNNTGDGLQLIASSNNILSNVNAYNNTGDGIFVLSSSNNTITNVNTSGNSLNGIYLVTSFNNTITNVYSSNNNWSGIYLDSSNNTIFLNNLINNSYRDIYITKDSKNNILHSPTPITYEYNGQIHTNYLGNFYSDYTGTDINEDGIGDNPYKNIDDYPLIAPYENYKIISNGTAGNETENKIHYINKLPYTINESGYYILNTSCTDLWTNAITIDADNVVLDGNGNVLDGDKISWGSHGIYVNRHKNILIKNLTVKEFYIGVYLKSSSHCVIYNVSTYNNSNDGFWIGSSSNNKIMCINAYDGIYLWDSFNNTLTNITCYNNGITLDMSCNNTLTNNKFKNCGLYIDFDSFNNKVENNMVYGKPLVYLENEKNKIIDSSYNPGQIIAVNCENITVKDVKITHTSVGIEFYRVSNSKITNVTISNNKEGILLDFSSNNIIYLNNFINNTNNINLIDICYDNIFHSPIKVDYIFNGKLYANYLGNYYSNYKGTDNNGDGIGDISYRIDNYPLIKPYEDYKLLPHEVDIEALHEDEDFEGDVPSGWRRTAFFNNTEMGIIPIGNSKLNICFMLPKPYKQRTVTVYGSILNTEGKYDFKYSAEVSSVYDGSIGMYDITIYALDSIKIPENPNLYGLGVINLSIPDLGLKVVAPVYITPFELIPIDKNGNYVNETSKYLNNSEPLFLRIKYLGSKKGNPTIIAMPLYEQYLVYTYSIKSDKNDPMLAKEITWRLAILELHGLTELSKKYPNAKIKIVENEYRHRNTYLHFINNYEGYYLFWRDYIQYLVNNFIKADGIIVGAVPHPECGFNKEVITTKTYPVAYMSYSMAANGLDVYHGSNKYMTITPDDSYIQSKLNRLNTIKRLQNNYLGSTSKDSIEKNITMYKIINSSKNYMINNLYGKTKYNLYYDPQNLYTLQVRIYKPGEPILKISPTAFEIDDVHYYTSWNNGKCYLVSKYEGKHLVFNNSNAIFFLVPMGSKMKASWWISSRDIKKSPGDAINILCSVTKDVTEQDNVVNAIYYEKMENDGGAYTTTFLASTYNLLKSAALDLTLEGAFESGGTSLLLTAVVIALPDIDFEHEAYYTSSEWVGDINQLMIMSDLQELEHQKYITNEIKENNENNPLISYLELGSEVERYTGKPKDIAELGMACIIWQDMRHQPFYWITHNTPFKSKIIRSRLMSAHKYLGHLKPIEVVLNIYSIYETYINTVEVSDFNRAQLTYFGYPDSNYDDPVNITPINVTPLPKQVNITISLEPNVTKIDNYIILFIKDLKINVTPNISYENASYIDVYSSPYALPQIYFKIYAPVNQSLTYLTINISNNETIKNITLPIVGGYTVLNSNLYPVAPIQVRQFPTLENYSIIEIYITPAIYNTTSKDIIFLKNIKLSLKTGSYKPHKLHVISYPNFVGLSNYPANITLKFFNDVRFTHGNITNITVSIHTSDDIICNIHNISINKLGEEYPNNTYYTTLTISPKNPISEEKLTSINLTIKYKVENTKKTLNYTIPVKLIPPNIIDLSIENISVPDKLVVGEPYLISAKIKNNGKYDMVNVPIRLFFDLQKVDEVVIDKLKSGEEKTVYFLLTPTHASEHNITVAVQAFSEEVNRSNNYITATVEVMAKPIASFNYTPRNPTTSDTIQFIDLSYDPDGNITSWLWDFGDNTTSNEQNPTHRYTKAGTYTVTLTVTDNDGFTNSTSIKIVVRPSRTTSAYHGGGGGGSYITGGGYHKALYSDVAEDIKSEKIKEIVHKAKLIVGSKIDEELSAKDLKDVNEIELIKQPLEIKEDCILVGGPVANPLVKKYLWAFPVKVTNDYPGKHRGVIEKQIINGHTVILLAGSDRWGTKAAVEYFKQLDDIPDEPIFVEWMNGKAIKIEKP